AACCGAAACTGGATGCCGCACGGGCAATCCAGAAAGCAACAAACGAGCGGTGCTGTAACAGCGAGTCCGAATGACCGGCAGAAGCAGACATGACAAATCCCTGAAAATGAAAGATGCCGTGTCTGCGGTTTTTGAAGACTCGTTAGCCCGGCAATTATTATGTATGCAAATTATTAACAAACAATCCGAGTTGCATATTTATCATAAAAAGTTCAGCAAATCTTCATCTCACATTGTGAAGAAATTATGCAGTTCACGGGCTAAGGCTTCCGGTTGTTCGTCGGGAATGAAATGACCGCTGTGAGGGATGATGATGCCGGTAACATTTTCAGCGAAAGCGTGCAGGGGAATCGCCATATCCGGGATCGACCCCTGATCGGCGCTGACCGCCAGCACCGGCATTTTCAGTTTTCCGCGACGGTTCAGTTCACGGTTTTGCTCAGCCGATTCTGTGACCGACCGGTAATACGCCAGCCCGGCGCGCAGGCCGCCGCTTTTCAGAAACACCCGCAGATACTCGCTGATATCGTCGTCAGTAAAAGCATCCGGCGCGGCAGTTTTGCGGCGTAAAAACCAGTCGAGATACACGCGTTCATTACCGGCGATCAGCGCTTCAGGCAAATCAGGCAACGTGTGGAAGGCAAAATGCCAGGTTTTCCACGACTTGTCCGGTGTGACCGGCAGCGCGTCCGGTAAGGTGATCCCGGGGATCCCCGCATCCAGCAGCGCGAGACGTTGCACTTCCCCGCCATACATCGCGGCGTAAGGATATGCCACCCACGCGCCGACATCATGCGCTGCCAGTGAATAACGCTTGTGGCCGAGAAGCTGCATTAACCCGTGGATTTTCTGCGCCAGACTTTGTGTGTCGTAACCGGTCTGCGGCCGGTCCGAATCGCCCTGACCGGGCAGGTCCGGTGCCACCAGCCAGAAATCCTCTGCCAGTGCTTTCATCACATTGCGCCACGCGTACCAGGTTTGCGGGAAGCCAGCCAGCAGCAACAACACTTTGCCTTGCGGGTTTCCGCCGCTGACATAATGCAACCGCACACCGTCGACGGTGGCGTAGCGATGCGTAAAACCGGAAAGGGTGAGATCAGCGACAGCAAAAGGCGCAGCAGATACTACAGCGGACGGGGTGATATCAGTCATAACAAATCTCCGTAACGTTAATGATTACAAACCTTTATTTAGGAAATGTTTATTTCCTAAATGAGAAAAAAATTTTAATCGAGGATTTTAAGCGCCAGTTTCAGCGTGGTTTCGCTGGCCTGATTGTTTTCGACTTTACCGGCGACACGCATGCCTAAAACGATCCATAACAGCAGGGATGATGCGGCCTGCGCATCGATATCCGCCGCGACAGAACCGTCCTGCTGGCCCTGTTCAATAAGGGAGGCGAGGAACGATTTGTTGCGCATAATGGCCTGACGCACCAGCGCGGCGAGTTCGTCATCCAGCGTGAGCAACCCGACGGTGCTGCCGACGACCAGACATCCGCGGCGGCCTTCAATTTCATGGGAAGAACGCAGGTAAAAGCGCAGTACTTCGGCAATGCGTTCGCGGCCAGTGGCGGCGCGTTCGATTTGCTGGCGTAACTGGATATTTCGCAGCGAGGTGTAGCGTTCAAATACGTTGAGAAACAGAGTACGTTTATCGCTGAAGGCTTTATAAATACTGCCTGCGGTGAGATTCATGGCCTGACTGAGATCGCTGATGGACGCCGCATGAAAGCCTTTTTCACGAAACACCGTCATGGCGTTATCCAGTGCAAGTTCAGTATCGAATTCACGCGGACGACCACGATCCTTCGGGGAAGAGGATGCCATAAAAAAACCACCATTAGGAAACGTCTATTTCCTAATGGTGGCATTAACACAAAAACGGATCAAGCCCTTTGTCAGCTCACACCGTATTTACCAGCGCAGCTCACGGCCGGAATATTCAACAAAGTGATGGCCACCTTTGCCGCGCCAGGCTTCGAACTGATCGACAATGCCGGTGGCGCTTTCGGTCACGGTGAGTGTGGCATTTTCACCGCCCATATCAGTCTGTACCCAGCCCGGATGCACGGAAAGCAGCGTCAGTTCTTGTTTTTCAATCTGTTCCAGCAACCCGCGGGTCAGCATATTCAGCGCAGCTTTACTGGCGGAATAAAGCGGATAAGTCGCCACGTCATTCTCATTGAGGCTCGACAGTTCAGAGGTCATCAGTGCCAGCACGCCGGTGCGGTGGTTCAGGAAAGGCAGTAATTCACCGGCGCAACGGACAGGGGAAATGGCGTTAGTCAAAAACAACTGAATAATTTCTTCATCGCTGGCCTGATGAAGATCCTGATGATCCGGACCAAACACGCCTGCATTCACAAAAATCAGATCAAAATGGCTTTCGGAAAGTGCGTCTTTCACCGCCTCCCGCGCTTCGGATTTATTGATGTCCAGTTTTACCCATTCAACAGCCGCCGGGGTTTTGGCCGGAACGGCATCACGCGTTGTGGCGGTAACCTGCCAGCCGCGTTTTGCGAGTACATCCACCACACCCAAACCGATACCGCGTGATGCGCCGATGATCAATGCTTTCTTAGAGTCAGTCATATTCATCCTTTTATAATCAAAGCGTTAACGTCAATTTATTGTTTTCATTTAATGCGCGAAATCTCTTCAGTGTTGCGGGCAGTATGAGCCAGCAAGGCGGTTGCAACAATGGGCTGGAGTCTGATTTTGGCCGCCGCACAATCAGGTGCTGCTCGACTGGCACTTTATTGCCCGGGCCAGTGCGTGAATTAGATCACTGACGGGCGAGTCGGATAACCGGAATCAGTCCGATCATGCTGCAGGCGGCCACTTACGGCAGACTTTCGCGTTGCCAGTCATGCCCTGAGTGAGTACTGTTGTTCTTTTAAACGGACCGGCAAAAAGGTGAATAAAGCATGATCGCCATAAAGTGGGTAAGTCTCGGGTTTGTTCTGGTTTTACTGCTGTCTTTCGGATATAGCTACGCCAGAGCAACACAAACCCGGACAGAACCCGCAGGCCAGAGCTGGTCAACGGCACGACGGACTTCAGCCGGTATTGCGCCGGATCCTGTCAGACTGAAAAGCATCGCCATTATCCAGATTTATGCCGCGCCCACTTATGGCTGGCGCGGGCTGGTGGCGGTTCATCCGTGGATAATTTACAAACGTGAAGGTGAAACAGCATTTACCCGTTATGACGTGATCAGCTGGGGCAGCACCAACGTGGTGCGCCGTGATTATGCTATTCCCGATGGTTATTGGTTTGGCTCGCAGCCCCGGATACTGGTCGATCACCGTGGCGCGCAGGCGCAAATAATGATCCCAAAAATAGAGGCGGCGATCAAAAGCTATCCGTATCCGCATACTTATCATGCGTGGCCGGGGCCAAACAGTAATACGTTTATCGCGCATATCGGGCGTGAAGTGCCGGATCTGGCGCTTGATCTTCCTTCCAATGCGATCGGCAAAGATTACCGGGGAATTACAAATCCGATCGGTTTACCGCCATCAGGGCGCGGTGTGCAGGTTTCTCTGCTGGGACTGCTGGGCGTGACGCTGGGCGTGGAAGAGGGCGTTGAAGTCAACGTGCTTGGGCTGAATCTGGGTATTGATGTGAAGAACCCGGCATTACGGTTGCCGTTTGTCGGACGGGTCGGCTTTGATAATCCGGGCAAAGCGGAGCTTTAACGGTATCATTGCATAACAGGCATCAGAACGACGAAGGTATATAAGATGGGTATTCCGGTTTCAGGAACCCGGTATTGAGACGACTTTGTCGTTCCTCCTCTGAAGCATTCCCCATAAAAAGGCCCGCCACTTCTGGCAGGCCTTTTGTTTTTTCAGGGGGCGATTACTTCACACACTTCGCGCAAGTATTGGCGTGGATTTGCTGGAAGAAATCGTTGCCTTTGTCATCGACCAGGATGAACGCCGGGAAGTTTTCGACTTCGATTTTCCAGATGGCTTCCATTCCTAATTCAGGATATTCCACACATTCCAGACTCTTGATGCTTTGCTGCGCCAGAACCGCTGCCGGGCCGCCGATGCTACCGAGATAGAAACCGCCGTGTTTATGGCAGGCGTCGGTCACCTGCTGGCTGCGGTTACCTTTGGCCAGCATGATCATGCTGCCGCCGTTGGATTGCAGAAGATCTACGTAAGAATCCATACGGCCAGCGGTGGTTGGGCCGAGGGAGCCGGAGGCGTAACCTTCCGGGGTTTTCGCCGGGCCCGCGTAGTAGATCGGGTGATCTTTGATGTACTGCGGCAAACCTTCGCCGTTATCCAGACGCTCTTTCAGTTTGGCGTGTGCGATGTCACGACCGACGATAATCGTACCGCTCAGGGACAGGCGGGTAGACACCGGATATTCAGAAAGCTGCGCCAGGATTTCAGGCATCGGACGGTTCAGGTCAACTTTCACCACACCGGCTTCGCCTTGCTCACGCAGGGCTTCAGGAATGTACTGGCCCGGATTGTCTTCCAGTTTTTCGATCCAGATACCGTCACGGTTGATTTTGGCCTTGATATTACGGTCTGCGGAGCAGGAAACGCCCATCCCGACCGGACAGGATGCACCGTGACGTGGCAGACGTACTACGCGGATATCGTGGGCAAAGTATTTGCCGCCGAACTGCGCGCCGAGACCAAGATTGTTGGCTTCGGCCAGCAGTTCCTGTTCGAGATTCACATCACGGAATGCCTGACCGTGCTCGTTACCTTCCGTTGGCAGACCATCGTAATAATGCGTGGAGGCCAGTTTTACGGTTTTCAGCGTCGCTTCAGCAGACGTACCGCCAATCACAAACGCAATGTGGTACGGCGGGCAGGCTGCGGTTCCCAGGGTGCGCATTTTATCCACCAGATAATCTTTCAGCTTAGCCGGGGTGATCAGCGCTTTGGTTTCCTGATACAGATAGGTTTTATTCGCCGAACCGCCGCCTTTGGCGATGCACAGGAATTTGTACTCATCACCATCGACACTGTAGAGGTCGATTTGTGCAGGCAGGTTGGTGCCGGTGTTCACTTCTTTGTACATATCCAGCGCGGCGTTCTGGGAATAGCGCAGGTTATCCTCGATGAAGGTGTTGTATACGCCCTGAGACAGGCTGGCTTCGTCGCCGCCGCCGGTCCAGACGCGCTGACCTTTTTTACCCATGATGATCGCGGTGCCGGTGTCCTGACAGGTCGGCAGAATACCTTTGGCAGCGATTTCAGAGTTTCTCAGGAATTGAAGCGCGACATATTTGTCGTTTTCGCTGGATTCCGGGTCATGAAGAATGGAAGCCACTTGTTGCTGATGCGCAGGTCGCAGCATGAATGACGCGTCGTGAAATGCCTGCTGAGCCAGAAGCGTTAACGCCTGCGGTTCCACTTTTAACACGTCTTCGCCGTCGAAGGTGCTGACGGAGACATGCTCTTTGGTCAGCAGATAATATTCGGTGTCATCTTTGGAAACAGGGAAGGGATTCTGATAATAGAACGGTTTGTTCGACATTGTTTTCTCACTTTTTCCGTTTTTGCCGCCACGGGTGGGACTGTTGAGTCGGTATAGCAGAGGTGTTCGGGGCGACGTTTATATTCGTTCTGTATGTTGCCAGCCAAATACACAGGCTGGCAACGGGGTTTATATGTTTTCTTTAAGTAAATGCTCTGTTAATGCTTTGTGGGTGATTATATCGCCACAATCAGAACATCATCACCATCCACGGATAACCGATGACCAGTAAGGCAATCAGGAAGATGGCACCAAAGATGGTTCCGAGACGCCAGTAATCTTTGGTTGGCAGATAACCGCTACCGTAATAAATCGGGCTTGGGCCGGTACCGTACGGGGTAATGATCCCCATGACGCCCAGAGACGTCACCATCAGCAAACAGAATACCTGCATGTTGATGCCTGGGATTGCCGCACCGATGGTCAGCATGGCCGGTAACAGGGCAGTGGTATGTGCCGTGGTGCTGGCGAAAAGGTAATGCAGCAGATAGAACGCCAGCAGCAGGGCGATGGTTGCTGCCCCCGGCGAAATGCCCCCCATCAGTGCCGCGCCTTCTTTGCCCAGCCAGGCGATAAAACCGGTGCGGGATAGGCCGTCAGCCAGCGCGACCAGCGTGGCGAACCAGGCGAAGGTATTCCAGGCGGGTTTGTTGCTGGTGATGTCATTCCAGTTCAGCACGCCGGTCCACAGCATCAGTACCACGACAAGCAGTGCGGCCATTGCCGGTTCGATAAAGCTCGCAGCGAAAATCCACATCGCCAGGGCGCAGCAGACGAACACCAGCAACAAAATCTCATGACGGGACATTCTGCCCAGTTTTGCCAGCTCAGCGGTGGCCCAGCGCGGCACTTCGTCATTGATTTTCACTTCCGGCGGGTAGAACCAGTACGCCAGCAGTGGCATGGTCAGCAGAAGCAGCAGACCAACCGGCAGGAAGGCGATGAACCACGTGCCCCAGGAAATGTTAATACCGGTCACACTGTTCACGATGCCCAGTGCCAGCAGATTAGGTGCCAGTGCAGACAGGAACATCGAACTGGTGATACAGGCGGCGGTGATCGCCACCCACATCAGGTAAGAACCGATTTTGCGCGCGCTCGGGTCATTCGGTTTTGAGCCGTACAACGGCGGCAGGTTGGCAATGATCGGGTAGATCGTGCCGCCGCTGCGCGCGGTGTTGGAAGGTGTGAACGGTGCCAGTAACAGGTCAGCAAAGGTGATGGCATAACCGAGCGTCAGGCTGCGGCGGCCAAGATATTTCACCAGGATCAGCGCCAGACGGCGGCCGAACTGGGTTTTATCGTAGCCAGCGGCAAACATGAACGCGCCGAAGATTAACCATACTGTGGAGTTACCAAAACCACTGACTGCCCATTTGAAGGACTGTGCGGCGGTTTTGAATTTAGGATCTGCCAGCTCAGCCGGGCTGAAAAGCAACCATTGACTGAACAGGGCGATGACCACCACGCCGGTCAGGCCGATGACGGCACCCGGTAATGGCTCGAAAATCAGACCAATAATAACCCCCACGAAGATGGCGAAGAAATGCCATGCGTGTGGTTCAAGCCCGGCAGGCACCGGAACCAGCAGCAACAGCACGGACACCAGCACGGGAAGTGCCATAAAGATCCAGCGATTTTTTTTGCCTGATTCGGCTTTTTTCGCTGGTTCTTTCACCGCAGTTTTTGATATTTCGCTCATAATATTTATCTTAGGTAGTTAGGAATATTGTGATGATGCATAGGTAAGATGTTGTCTGGTTTTTTTAGTTACTTAATAATTTTTTTAGTTATTCAATAGTGGCATGTTAATTGCCTCGTTATTGTTATTTTTGTCTGGTACTTCATATTCCCCGTAAGAGGGAGGAAATGTTTATATAATGCGTTTTCCCTATTTTTAACTGTTGATCTTGATCAACAAAATACGGTGCTGAATTCTTTTTTAAATCGGATAAAACAGTGGTGCAGACTTTGCCTGATTAATTAAAGGGCAAATTGTGACGGGAGTATCTTTCGGGGAAGCAGCAAGCAAAAATGGAGTAGGCCAAATGAGAGTCATTCACAGCCGGACACTTCCTCAGCGGGCGATCTGACGCACTTGCCAGCGTGCGAGTTCCGTGATCTGCCAGCGGGGAAACGCCGGCAGATGTAATAATAGTCTCATCAGTTAAATACTATTAATAACGTAGTTTGCATTAATGTGATTATTTAATTTATCAGTTAACATAATTTTAATATAACGGCTATTAAGTTAATAGATAAATAGTTAATTAACTAATGTAATAAGTTTTGAAAGTAAAAATAAACTTATATTAATAGTATGACGTCGGCATTGAAATAAAAACAACGAATAATAAATCAATACTCCATTGCGCTTATCTCAAATAGCGCGCCGATAACGAATTCAGAATTTAAAACCTTAAAGTTTGGAGTAATTATTATGAGCACCAATGACCTGCTATTAAGTCCGTTCACTCTGCCCAATGGTACTGAGTTGAAAAACCGCATTCTGATGGCACCCATGACCACCTGCACCGGCTTTTACGACGGCACCGTCACCCGTGAACTGGTTGAATATTACCGCGCCCGTGCTGGCAGCATCGGTACGGTGATTGTTGAATGCTGTTTTGTTGATGACCGAGGCCTGGCTTTCCCGGGTGCTATCGGTATCGACAACGACGCCAAAATCGACGGACTGGCGAAAATCGCTGCCGCAGTGAAATCTCAGGGTTCAAAAGCCGTTTTGCAGATTTATCACGGCGGCCGCATGAGCGAGCCAAAACTGATTGGTGGCCAGCAACCCGTCGCGCCAAGTGCGCTGGCGGCACCGCGTGACGGTGCTGCCACACCGGTGGCACTGACGGCAGGTGAAGTTGAGGACATGATCACCAAATTTGGTGAAGGTGTGCGTCGTGCGATAGAAGCCGGTTTTGACGGCGTGGAAATTCACGGGGCAAACACCTACCTGATCCAGCAATTCTTCTCGCCGAACTCCAACCAGCGCGACGATAAATGGGGGGGAAGCCGTGAAAACCGCGCCCGCTTCCCCCTGGCGGTGCTGGATATCACCCATGAGATGGCGAAGAAATACGCCGATTCCTCTTTCATCATTGGCTATCGTTTCTCACCAGAAGAGCTGGAAGAACCGGGGATCCGTTTTGCCGACACTCTGTATTTGCTGGAACAACTGGCGGCGCGCGGCCTCGATTACCTGCATTTCTCCCTCGGCTACTCGTTACGGCCTTCCATTGTCGATACCACTGATCCGACGCCACTGATCGACAAATATGTCGCCATGCGCTCGGACACACTGGCAAAAATACCGGTGATGGGCGTGGGCGGTATCGTCAACAAATCTGACGCCGAACTGGCGCTGGAACATGGCTACGACATGGTAGCCATCGGTAAGGCGTGCATCGCGTATCCGGACTGGACCGACCGCATCGCTGCCGATCATAAACTCGAACTGTTCATCGACAGCACGCAACGGGAAGCGTTGACCATCCCTGAACCACTGTGGCGTTTCTCGCTGGTGGACGCGATGATCCGCGACATGAGCATGAGCTCGAAGAAATTCAAAGCCGGTGTGTTCCGGGAAAAAGTGCAAGATCCTGCGCACGAGCTGGCGGTGAACGTCAGTCTGGACACCGATCGCATTGCCGATATCGCGCTGGACGCGGGCGCGGATCTGGATGTGGAATTCACCACCAGTTTTGACATCATCCGCAGCCGTATTCTCGACGCCAACAGCCCGCACTTTGATGCCGTCACCGGCGCGACCGAGCAAAGTGAAGCGGTGAAAAAAGCCGTGTCGAAAGCCATCGCCAAATCCTGTAAAGCGCAGTTGCTGGAAGAAGGCGGCAGCCTGAATGCGCCACAAAGCTATGACGTTGTGGTGGTCGGCAGCGGCGGTGCCGGTCTGGCCGCGGCGATCCAGGCGTGTGACGAAGGCGCGAAAGTGCTGATCGTTGAGAAAATGTCGACCATTGGCGGAAACACCATCAAAGCCTCGGTGGGCATGAACGCCGCAGAAACACGTTATCAGCGTCTGAAAGGTATTGAAGACAGTAAAGATCTGTTCTATCAGGAAACCCTGAAAGGCGGCCAGTTCAAAAACAACACCGTGTTGCTGAAAGAGTTCATCGAACATGCACCGCGGGCGGTGGAATGGCTGGCCGATCACCACATTGAACTGAGCGATATCACCATCACCGGCGGGATGAGCGTCGACCGCACGCACCGTCCGGCGGACCGCAGCGCAGTGGGGGGCTTCCTGATCAGCGGGCTGGTGAAAAATCTGAATAAACGCAATATCGACGTGATGCTTGATACCTCTGTCACTGAAATCCGTTACAGCAACGGCGCGGTACAGGGCGTTCAGTTGCTCAATGACGATAATGACGTGCTGACGATTAATGCCAAAAGTGTGATCGTCGCGACCGGTGGGTTCAGTGCTAACCGTGAAATGGTGGTGAAATATCGTCCGGAGCTGGACGGTTTCGTGACCACCAACCACAAAGGCGCGACCGGTAGCGGCATTGCCATCCTGCAAAATATCGGCGCAGGAACGGTGGATATGGGTGAAATTCAGATCCACCCGACAGTTGAACAAACCACTTCTTATCTGATTTCAGAAGCTATTCGTGGCGGCGGTGCGATTCTGGTCAGCCAGGCGGGCAAACGCTTCTTCAATGAAATGGAAACCCGCGACAAAGTGTCCGCGAATATCATCGCGCTGCCGGAGAAATTCGCCTATGTGGTGTTTGACGAGCAGGTGCGCCTGAACAACAAAGCGGCTGACGAATACATTGCGAAAGGGTTTGTCATCAGCGGCAGTTCACCACGCGATCTGGCGGCGAAACTGGAAATGAATTCAGATACCTTCCTGGCAACGCTG
This genomic interval from Rahnella aquatilis CIP 78.65 = ATCC 33071 contains the following:
- a CDS encoding anion permease, which encodes MSEISKTAVKEPAKKAESGKKNRWIFMALPVLVSVLLLLVPVPAGLEPHAWHFFAIFVGVIIGLIFEPLPGAVIGLTGVVVIALFSQWLLFSPAELADPKFKTAAQSFKWAVSGFGNSTVWLIFGAFMFAAGYDKTQFGRRLALILVKYLGRRSLTLGYAITFADLLLAPFTPSNTARSGGTIYPIIANLPPLYGSKPNDPSARKIGSYLMWVAITAACITSSMFLSALAPNLLALGIVNSVTGINISWGTWFIAFLPVGLLLLLTMPLLAYWFYPPEVKINDEVPRWATAELAKLGRMSRHEILLLVFVCCALAMWIFAASFIEPAMAALLVVVLMLWTGVLNWNDITSNKPAWNTFAWFATLVALADGLSRTGFIAWLGKEGAALMGGISPGAATIALLLAFYLLHYLFASTTAHTTALLPAMLTIGAAIPGINMQVFCLLMVTSLGVMGIITPYGTGPSPIYYGSGYLPTKDYWRLGTIFGAIFLIALLVIGYPWMVMMF
- a CDS encoding flavocytochrome c: MSTNDLLLSPFTLPNGTELKNRILMAPMTTCTGFYDGTVTRELVEYYRARAGSIGTVIVECCFVDDRGLAFPGAIGIDNDAKIDGLAKIAAAVKSQGSKAVLQIYHGGRMSEPKLIGGQQPVAPSALAAPRDGAATPVALTAGEVEDMITKFGEGVRRAIEAGFDGVEIHGANTYLIQQFFSPNSNQRDDKWGGSRENRARFPLAVLDITHEMAKKYADSSFIIGYRFSPEELEEPGIRFADTLYLLEQLAARGLDYLHFSLGYSLRPSIVDTTDPTPLIDKYVAMRSDTLAKIPVMGVGGIVNKSDAELALEHGYDMVAIGKACIAYPDWTDRIAADHKLELFIDSTQREALTIPEPLWRFSLVDAMIRDMSMSSKKFKAGVFREKVQDPAHELAVNVSLDTDRIADIALDAGADLDVEFTTSFDIIRSRILDANSPHFDAVTGATEQSEAVKKAVSKAIAKSCKAQLLEEGGSLNAPQSYDVVVVGSGGAGLAAAIQACDEGAKVLIVEKMSTIGGNTIKASVGMNAAETRYQRLKGIEDSKDLFYQETLKGGQFKNNTVLLKEFIEHAPRAVEWLADHHIELSDITITGGMSVDRTHRPADRSAVGGFLISGLVKNLNKRNIDVMLDTSVTEIRYSNGAVQGVQLLNDDNDVLTINAKSVIVATGGFSANREMVVKYRPELDGFVTTNHKGATGSGIAILQNIGAGTVDMGEIQIHPTVEQTTSYLISEAIRGGGAILVSQAGKRFFNEMETRDKVSANIIALPEKFAYVVFDEQVRLNNKAADEYIAKGFVISGSSPRDLAAKLEMNSDTFLATLESYNVAVDKQDDAEFGRKTALRHPINQGPFYAIRIAPGVHHTMGGVTINTDTCVLDAQQQVLGGAFAAGEVVGGIHGGNRIGGNAVADIIIFGILAGQNAAKFAMR
- a CDS encoding SDR family oxidoreductase, producing the protein MTDSKKALIIGASRGIGLGVVDVLAKRGWQVTATTRDAVPAKTPAAVEWVKLDINKSEAREAVKDALSESHFDLIFVNAGVFGPDHQDLHQASDEEIIQLFLTNAISPVRCAGELLPFLNHRTGVLALMTSELSSLNENDVATYPLYSASKAALNMLTRGLLEQIEKQELTLLSVHPGWVQTDMGGENATLTVTESATGIVDQFEAWRGKGGHHFVEYSGRELRW
- the fumA gene encoding class I fumarate hydratase FumA, translating into MSNKPFYYQNPFPVSKDDTEYYLLTKEHVSVSTFDGEDVLKVEPQALTLLAQQAFHDASFMLRPAHQQQVASILHDPESSENDKYVALQFLRNSEIAAKGILPTCQDTGTAIIMGKKGQRVWTGGGDEASLSQGVYNTFIEDNLRYSQNAALDMYKEVNTGTNLPAQIDLYSVDGDEYKFLCIAKGGGSANKTYLYQETKALITPAKLKDYLVDKMRTLGTAACPPYHIAFVIGGTSAEATLKTVKLASTHYYDGLPTEGNEHGQAFRDVNLEQELLAEANNLGLGAQFGGKYFAHDIRVVRLPRHGASCPVGMGVSCSADRNIKAKINRDGIWIEKLEDNPGQYIPEALREQGEAGVVKVDLNRPMPEILAQLSEYPVSTRLSLSGTIIVGRDIAHAKLKERLDNGEGLPQYIKDHPIYYAGPAKTPEGYASGSLGPTTAGRMDSYVDLLQSNGGSMIMLAKGNRSQQVTDACHKHGGFYLGSIGGPAAVLAQQSIKSLECVEYPELGMEAIWKIEVENFPAFILVDDKGNDFFQQIHANTCAKCVK
- a CDS encoding DUF3750 domain-containing protein, which codes for MIAIKWVSLGFVLVLLLSFGYSYARATQTRTEPAGQSWSTARRTSAGIAPDPVRLKSIAIIQIYAAPTYGWRGLVAVHPWIIYKREGETAFTRYDVISWGSTNVVRRDYAIPDGYWFGSQPRILVDHRGAQAQIMIPKIEAAIKSYPYPHTYHAWPGPNSNTFIAHIGREVPDLALDLPSNAIGKDYRGITNPIGLPPSGRGVQVSLLGLLGVTLGVEEGVEVNVLGLNLGIDVKNPALRLPFVGRVGFDNPGKAEL
- a CDS encoding alpha/beta fold hydrolase: MTDITPSAVVSAAPFAVADLTLSGFTHRYATVDGVRLHYVSGGNPQGKVLLLLAGFPQTWYAWRNVMKALAEDFWLVAPDLPGQGDSDRPQTGYDTQSLAQKIHGLMQLLGHKRYSLAAHDVGAWVAYPYAAMYGGEVQRLALLDAGIPGITLPDALPVTPDKSWKTWHFAFHTLPDLPEALIAGNERVYLDWFLRRKTAAPDAFTDDDISEYLRVFLKSGGLRAGLAYYRSVTESAEQNRELNRRGKLKMPVLAVSADQGSIPDMAIPLHAFAENVTGIIIPHSGHFIPDEQPEALARELHNFFTM
- a CDS encoding TetR/AcrR family transcriptional regulator yields the protein MASSSPKDRGRPREFDTELALDNAMTVFREKGFHAASISDLSQAMNLTAGSIYKAFSDKRTLFLNVFERYTSLRNIQLRQQIERAATGRERIAEVLRFYLRSSHEIEGRRGCLVVGSTVGLLTLDDELAALVRQAIMRNKSFLASLIEQGQQDGSVAADIDAQAASSLLLWIVLGMRVAGKVENNQASETTLKLALKILD